Proteins encoded by one window of Streptomyces sp. LX-29:
- a CDS encoding SDR family oxidoreductase: MTTGTRAAHPVAVVTGADSGIGRATAVTLADQGMDIGVTWHSDHPGAERTAAEVRALGRRCELERMDLTRLPEDTAAIDRLADRLGRIDVLVNNAGTGTATAFLDLDPDTVREVLDVDLFGPFLCGQRAARRMIRQGDGGRIINVTSVHEHQPRVGAAPYCAAKGGLGLLTQVMALELAGHRILVNAVAPGEIATPMTGQEDVDVTTVHRPGVPLGRPGDAREVAAVIGFLAGERAGYVTGASWAVDGGMLRMGPMAGSHLPDDSWRRP; the protein is encoded by the coding sequence ATGACGACGGGTACCCGTGCGGCGCACCCCGTGGCCGTGGTGACGGGGGCCGACTCCGGAATCGGCCGGGCCACGGCCGTCACGCTCGCCGACCAGGGCATGGACATCGGCGTCACCTGGCACAGCGACCACCCCGGCGCGGAGCGGACCGCCGCGGAGGTGCGGGCCCTGGGCCGGCGCTGCGAGCTGGAGCGGATGGACCTCACCCGGCTGCCGGAGGACACCGCCGCGATCGACCGGCTCGCCGACCGGCTGGGCCGGATCGACGTCCTCGTCAACAACGCCGGCACGGGGACGGCCACCGCCTTCCTCGACCTCGACCCCGACACGGTGCGGGAGGTCCTCGACGTCGACCTTTTCGGCCCGTTCCTGTGCGGACAGCGTGCCGCCCGTCGCATGATCCGGCAGGGCGACGGCGGGCGCATCATCAACGTCACCAGCGTCCACGAGCACCAGCCGCGCGTCGGCGCCGCGCCGTACTGCGCGGCCAAGGGCGGTCTGGGGCTGCTCACCCAGGTGATGGCGCTCGAACTCGCCGGACACCGGATTCTGGTGAACGCGGTGGCCCCGGGCGAGATCGCCACCCCGATGACCGGTCAGGAGGACGTCGACGTGACGACCGTCCACCGTCCCGGTGTGCCGTTGGGCAGGCCGGGTGACGCCCGGGAGGTGGCCGCGGTGATCGGCTTCCTGGCGGGGGAGCGGGCCGGTTACGTCACCGGCGCCTCATGGGCCGTCGACGGCGGGATGCTGCGCATGGGGCCCATGGCCGGTTCGCATCTGCCCGACGACTCCTGGCGCCGCCCCTGA
- a CDS encoding DUF2795 domain-containing protein, translating into MAATDPSQVQKALRGAHYPSDKRELEQLAKKNGADQQIVKKLHDAKRDRFDSPAQVQEEIFGS; encoded by the coding sequence ATGGCCGCCACCGACCCCAGCCAGGTGCAGAAGGCCCTCAGGGGAGCCCACTACCCCAGCGACAAGCGCGAGCTGGAGCAGCTGGCCAAGAAGAACGGAGCCGATCAACAGATCGTCAAGAAGCTCCACGACGCGAAGCGGGACCGCTTCGACAGCCCCGCCCAGGTCCAGGAAGAGATCTTCGGCTCCTGA